A single Vanessa atalanta chromosome 25, ilVanAtal1.2, whole genome shotgun sequence DNA region contains:
- the LOC125073820 gene encoding polyamine-transporting ATPase 13A3-like isoform X3 → MHILSTLTCGIPYLFFHWCPTWLLYVTSVRCCFQNADKVLVIETFQKKCKSYFIHKIIDKNISDASGLLNEGFEDEFGGEKGPLDSADDLYTPLHLDDGTKLNVQQYRYFRHKKQYLIWDACRAQWVRLAGVERGTTCAQLHAAAARPPCTERRLRILNIYGLNEIKVPVQSIMTLIILEVFNPFYVFQLFTIAVWLAEPYYYYCIAIVLMSTFGVATSVIQTKKNQESLRATVEAHDTVELWGGRRVASRALCPGDVLALPPHGATMLCDAALLTGAAVVNESMLTGESVPVTKTALQRIDKEFNLKEHNSSVLFCGTKVIQTRYYNNEPVKALVLRTGYNTSKGELVRSILYPVPADFKFDRDSYKFIIILACIALVGLGYTVALKTYRAMTVGDIIIKALDIITIVVPPALPAAMTVGRLYAVGRLKRARITCLNTRAVNVSGSLDCICFDKTGTLTEDGLDMWGVVTVSTASSPPLLGRPQRDPKQLNDLHELKIGMASCHSLTLLNGELAGDPLDLKMFESTSWLLEEPDVPEQANYDMLTPTVVKPRGAANINVDDLHVPLEVGIVQQYQFVSQLQRASVAVRLLGEDVLRVYCKGAPETLRTLCKPHTVPANLDEVLNSYAEKGYRVIAMSTRILEATFKQLQKMKREEVELDLEFLGLIILENRLKPATTSIIRELKEANIHVVMITGDNLHTALSVARECGVLRAAERVVLLSARGARLYCQSTRHGVNVGGCVSLELECAGETGAADSGRGSWRSASGSQDAETGHSEPQYKIVMTGDTWKVLRTHHTSLVGRVIARGAVFARMSPDQKQQLVLDYQALGYYVGMCGDGANDCGALRAAHAGISLSELESSVAAPFTAAQADVACVTRVLREGRAALATSFGVFKFMIAYSLTEFLSVAFLYYFDSNLTDFQFLFVDVALIVNFAFFFGMTEAHSGRLCKVPPLTSLLGLVPIASLVGQMLLIVVAQYLSYLALTTFPWYVRHTYEGDEANECWENYAIFTISMFQYVTMAIVFSHGSPYRRSVVTNKRLMVSVLLMTAICVYVTVSPAQWLSKFLELRMPKDSLLSYIVIALASFNFVLALFFERVVIEYMMERKQMIPNFLKERHVRKTPHLMIKRQLTDMDYLSCDSVIKYDKETNGSVFDSVSE, encoded by the exons ATGCACATTCTATCGACACTAACTTGTGGTATTCCTTATCTATTTTTCCACTGGTGTCCCACATGGCTGCTGTATGTAACCTCCGTCAGATGTTGTTTTCAAAATGCTGATAAAGTTTTAGTTATT GAAACATTTCAGAAGAAGTGCAAAAGTTATTTCATTCATaagataattgataaaaatatttccgaCGCAAG TGGATTACTAAATGAAGGATTTGAAGACGAATTCGGCGGTGAGAAAGGTCCATTAGATAGCGCAGATGATCTATACACTCCGTTACATTTGGACGACGGAACTAAATTAA ATGTCCAGCAGTATCGATACTTCCGTCACAAAAAACAGTACCTGATATGGGACGCGTGTCGTGCGCAGTGGGTGCGACTCGCGGGAGTGGAGCGCGGAACCACGTGCGCACAGCTACACGCAGCCGCCGCCAGGCCGCCCTGCACCGAGCGGCGATTGCGAAT attaaacATTTATGGTCTCAACGAAATCAAAGTGCCAGTCCAATCGATAATGACGCTAATTATATTGGAAGTTTTCAACCCGTTCTACGTGTTTCAATTATTTACGATAGCCGTCTGGCTCGCCGAGCCATACTACTACTACTGTATTGCCATCGTGCTCATGTCCACGTTCGGTGTTGCCACATCGGTTATACAGACAAAAAAG AACCAGGAGAGCCTGCGCGCGACGGTGGAGGCGCACGACACGGTGGAGCTGTGGGGGGGGCGGCGCGTGGCCAGCCGCGCGCTGTGCCCGGGCGACGTGCTGGCGCTGCCGCCGCACGGCGCCACCATGCTGTGCGACGCCGCGCTGCTCACCGGCGCCGCCGTCGTCAACGAGAGCATGCTCACCG GTGAATCAGTGCCAGTAACAAAAACGGCTTTACAAAGAATCGACAAAGAGTTCAATTTGAAGGAACACAACTCTAGCGTACTGTTCTGCGGCACGAAAGTTATCCAGACTCGGTATTACAATAACGAACCCGTtaa AGCACTGGTCCTGCGCACAGGATACAACACGAGCAAGGGTGAACTGGTTCGAAGCATCCTTTATCCCGTGCCCGCTGATTTCAAGTTTGACAGAGACtcatataaattcataataattctaGCCTGCATTGCTCTTGTAGGGTTGGGGTATACTGTTGCTCTAAAG ACATACAGAGCTATGACAGTGGGAGACATAATTATAAAGGCACTagatataataacaatagtGGTACCACCCGCGCTACCTGCCGCAATGACGGTAGGTCGTCTGTACGCAGTGGGAAGACTCAAGCGTGCCAGGATTACTTGTCTCAACACCAGGGCCGTTAATGTTAGCGGATCGTTGGACTGCATTTGTTTTGATAAG ACTGGAACGTTAACAGAAGATGGCCTCGACATGTGGGGTGTAGTAACTGTCAGTACGGCATCCTCCCCTCCACTTTTAGGAAGACCTCAAAGAGACCCGAAACAGTTAAACGACCTCCACGAATTAAAGATAGGAATGGCTTCCTGTCACAGTTTGACTTTGTTAAACGGGGAATTGGCTGGCGATCCACTGGATTTAAAG ATGTTCGAGTCGACGAGCTGGCTCCTCGAAGAGCCCGATGTGCCCGAGCAGGCCAACTATGACATGCTCACACCGACCGTTGTGAAGCCCCGGGGCGCTGCTAACATCAACGTTGACGACTTACAT gTCCCCTTGGAGGTAGGCATCGTCCAGCAATACCAGTTCGTATCTCAGCTGCAGCGCGCCTCAGTGGCGGTCCGGTTACTGGGGGAGGACGTGCTGCGAGTGTACTGCAAGGGAGCCCCGGAGACTCTGCGCACTCTGTGCAAACCGCACACCG TGCCTGCAAATTTGGACGAAGTGTTAAACTCGTACGCGGAGAAGGGCTACAGGGTTATCGCAATGTCGACGCGGATTTTGGAAGCCACGTTCAAACAATTGCAGAAGATGAAAAGAGAGGAA GTGGAATTAGATTTAGAATTTCTCGGTCTCATAATATTGGAGAATCGTCTGAAGCCCGCCACTACGAGCATCATAAGAGAGTTGAAGGAGGCCAACATACACGTCGTTATGATAACTG GCGACAACCTGCACACGGCGCTGAGCGTGGCGCGCGAGTGCGGCGTGCTGCGCGCCGCCGAGCGCGTCGTGCTGCTGTCGGCGCGCGGCGCCCGCCTCTACTGCCAGAGCACGCGCCACGGG GTGAATGTGGGTGGTTGCGTGTCGCTGGAGCTGGAGTGTGCGGGGGAGACGGGGGCGGCGGACAGCGGTCGCGGCTCGTGGCGCTCCGCTAGCGGCTCGCAGGATGCGGAAACGGGTCACAGTGAGCCGCAGTATAAGATCGTCATGACCGGCGACACGTGGAAG GTGCTGCGGACGCACCACACGTCGCTGGTGGGTCGCGTGATCGCCCGCGGGGCCGTGTTCGCGCGCATGTCGCCCGACCAGAAGCAGCAGCTCGTGCTCGACTACCAGGCGCTCGGCTACTACGTCG GCATGTGCGGCGACGGCGCCAACGACTGCGGCGCGCTGCGGGCGGCGCACGCGGGCATCTCGCTGTCGGAGCTGGAGAGCTCGGTGGCGGCGCCCTTCACGGCGGCGCAGGCGGACGTGGCGTGCGTGACGCGCGTGCTGCGCGAGGGCCGCGCCGCGCTCGCCACCAGCTTCGGCGTCTTCAAGTTCATGATCGCCTACTCGCTCACGGAGTTCCTCTCGGTCGCCTTCCTCTACTACTTCGACTCGAATCTCACCGACTTCCAGTTCCTGTTCGTGGACGTGGCGCTCATCGTGAACTTCGCCTTCTTCTTCGGCATGACGGAGGCGCACTCGGGCAGGCTGTGCAAGGTGCCGCCGCTGACGTCGCTGCTGGGTCTCGTGCCGATAGCGTCGCTGGTGGGCCAGATGCTGTTGATAGTCGTCGCTCAGTACCTGAGCTACCTGGCTCTGACCACCTTCCCTTGGTACGTGCGACACACGTACGAGGGCGACGAGGCCAACGAGTGCTGGGAGAACTACGCCATCTTCACGATTTCCATGTTCCAGTATGTGACCATGGCTATAGTCTTCAGCCATGGGTCCCCCTATAGGCGCTCTGTGGTCACGAACAAGCGGCTGATGGTGAGCGTATTACTGATGACCGCTATTTGCGTCTACGTAACGGTGTCGCCGGCGCAGTGGTTATCAAAGTTCCTCGAACTCAGGATGCCGAAAGATTCTCTCCTATCCTATATAGTAATAGCTTTGGCGTCTTTTAATTTCGTCCTGGCTCTATTCTTCGAAAGAGTCGTAATCGAATATATGATGGAACGAAAGCAAATGATACCGAACTTCCTGAAGGAGAGACACGTGAGGAAGACTCCGCATCTGATGATCAAGCGACAGTTGACGGATATGGATTATTTGAGCTGTGATAGTGTTATTAAATACGATAAGGAAACGAACGGTTCGGTGTTTGATTCTGTTtcggaataa
- the LOC125073820 gene encoding polyamine-transporting ATPase 13A3-like isoform X2 — protein MTLSVEQQITLDDSQLVVHGYRKCRWRTILMHILSTLTCGIPYLFFHWCPTWLLYVTSVRCCFQNADKVLVIETFQKKCKSYFIHKIIDKNISDASGLLNEGFEDEFGGEKGPLDSADDLYTPLHLDDGTKLNVQQYRYFRHKKQYLIWDACRAQWVRLAGVERGTTCAQLHAAAARPPCTERRLRILNIYGLNEIKVPVQSIMTLIILEVFNPFYVFQLFTIAVWLAEPYYYYCIAIVLMSTFGVATSVIQTKKNQESLRATVEAHDTVELWGGRRVASRALCPGDVLALPPHGATMLCDAALLTGAAVVNESMLTGESVPVTKTALQRIDKEFNLKEHNSSVLFCGTKVIQTRYYNNEPVKALVLRTGYNTSKGELVRSILYPVPADFKFDRDSYKFIIILACIALVGLGYTVALKTYRAMTVGDIIIKALDIITIVVPPALPAAMTVGRLYAVGRLKRARITCLNTRAVNVSGSLDCICFDKTGTLTEDGLDMWGVVTVSTASSPPLLGRPQRDPKQLNDLHELKIGMASCHSLTLLNGELAGDPLDLKMFESTSWLLEEPDVPEQANYDMLTPTVVKPRGAANINVDDLHVPLEVGIVQQYQFVSQLQRASVAVRLLGEDVLRVYCKGAPETLRTLCKPHTVPANLDEVLNSYAEKGYRVIAMSTRILEATFKQLQKMKREEVELDLEFLGLIILENRLKPATTSIIRELKEANIHVVMITGDNLHTALSVARECGVLRAAERVVLLSARGARLYCQSTRHGVNVGGCVSLELECAGETGAADSGRGSWRSASGSQDAETGHSEPQYKIVMTGDTWKVLRTHHTSLVGRVIARGAVFARMSPDQKQQLVLDYQALGYYVGMCGDGANDCGALRAAHAGISLSELESSVAAPFTAAQADVACVTRVLREGRAALATSFGVFKFMIAYSLTEFLSVAFLYYFDSNLTDFQFLFVDVALIVNFAFFFGMTEAHSGRLCKVPPLTSLLGLVPIASLVGQMLLIVVAQYLSYLALTTFPWYVRHTYEGDEANECWENYAIFTISMFQYVTMAIVFSHGSPYRRSVVTNKRLMVSVLLMTAICVYVTVSPAQWLSKFLELRMPKDSLLSYIVIALASFNFVLALFFERVVIEYMMERKQMIPNFLKERHVRKTPHLMIKRQLTDMDYLSCDSVIKYDKETNGSVFDSVSE, from the exons ATGACACTTAGCGTCGAACAACAAATAACGTTAGATGACAGTCAATTG GTCGTACATGGTTACCGTAAATGTAGATGGCGGACGATTTTAATGCACATTCTATCGACACTAACTTGTGGTATTCCTTATCTATTTTTCCACTGGTGTCCCACATGGCTGCTGTATGTAACCTCCGTCAGATGTTGTTTTCAAAATGCTGATAAAGTTTTAGTTATT GAAACATTTCAGAAGAAGTGCAAAAGTTATTTCATTCATaagataattgataaaaatatttccgaCGCAAG TGGATTACTAAATGAAGGATTTGAAGACGAATTCGGCGGTGAGAAAGGTCCATTAGATAGCGCAGATGATCTATACACTCCGTTACATTTGGACGACGGAACTAAATTAA ATGTCCAGCAGTATCGATACTTCCGTCACAAAAAACAGTACCTGATATGGGACGCGTGTCGTGCGCAGTGGGTGCGACTCGCGGGAGTGGAGCGCGGAACCACGTGCGCACAGCTACACGCAGCCGCCGCCAGGCCGCCCTGCACCGAGCGGCGATTGCGAAT attaaacATTTATGGTCTCAACGAAATCAAAGTGCCAGTCCAATCGATAATGACGCTAATTATATTGGAAGTTTTCAACCCGTTCTACGTGTTTCAATTATTTACGATAGCCGTCTGGCTCGCCGAGCCATACTACTACTACTGTATTGCCATCGTGCTCATGTCCACGTTCGGTGTTGCCACATCGGTTATACAGACAAAAAAG AACCAGGAGAGCCTGCGCGCGACGGTGGAGGCGCACGACACGGTGGAGCTGTGGGGGGGGCGGCGCGTGGCCAGCCGCGCGCTGTGCCCGGGCGACGTGCTGGCGCTGCCGCCGCACGGCGCCACCATGCTGTGCGACGCCGCGCTGCTCACCGGCGCCGCCGTCGTCAACGAGAGCATGCTCACCG GTGAATCAGTGCCAGTAACAAAAACGGCTTTACAAAGAATCGACAAAGAGTTCAATTTGAAGGAACACAACTCTAGCGTACTGTTCTGCGGCACGAAAGTTATCCAGACTCGGTATTACAATAACGAACCCGTtaa AGCACTGGTCCTGCGCACAGGATACAACACGAGCAAGGGTGAACTGGTTCGAAGCATCCTTTATCCCGTGCCCGCTGATTTCAAGTTTGACAGAGACtcatataaattcataataattctaGCCTGCATTGCTCTTGTAGGGTTGGGGTATACTGTTGCTCTAAAG ACATACAGAGCTATGACAGTGGGAGACATAATTATAAAGGCACTagatataataacaatagtGGTACCACCCGCGCTACCTGCCGCAATGACGGTAGGTCGTCTGTACGCAGTGGGAAGACTCAAGCGTGCCAGGATTACTTGTCTCAACACCAGGGCCGTTAATGTTAGCGGATCGTTGGACTGCATTTGTTTTGATAAG ACTGGAACGTTAACAGAAGATGGCCTCGACATGTGGGGTGTAGTAACTGTCAGTACGGCATCCTCCCCTCCACTTTTAGGAAGACCTCAAAGAGACCCGAAACAGTTAAACGACCTCCACGAATTAAAGATAGGAATGGCTTCCTGTCACAGTTTGACTTTGTTAAACGGGGAATTGGCTGGCGATCCACTGGATTTAAAG ATGTTCGAGTCGACGAGCTGGCTCCTCGAAGAGCCCGATGTGCCCGAGCAGGCCAACTATGACATGCTCACACCGACCGTTGTGAAGCCCCGGGGCGCTGCTAACATCAACGTTGACGACTTACAT gTCCCCTTGGAGGTAGGCATCGTCCAGCAATACCAGTTCGTATCTCAGCTGCAGCGCGCCTCAGTGGCGGTCCGGTTACTGGGGGAGGACGTGCTGCGAGTGTACTGCAAGGGAGCCCCGGAGACTCTGCGCACTCTGTGCAAACCGCACACCG TGCCTGCAAATTTGGACGAAGTGTTAAACTCGTACGCGGAGAAGGGCTACAGGGTTATCGCAATGTCGACGCGGATTTTGGAAGCCACGTTCAAACAATTGCAGAAGATGAAAAGAGAGGAA GTGGAATTAGATTTAGAATTTCTCGGTCTCATAATATTGGAGAATCGTCTGAAGCCCGCCACTACGAGCATCATAAGAGAGTTGAAGGAGGCCAACATACACGTCGTTATGATAACTG GCGACAACCTGCACACGGCGCTGAGCGTGGCGCGCGAGTGCGGCGTGCTGCGCGCCGCCGAGCGCGTCGTGCTGCTGTCGGCGCGCGGCGCCCGCCTCTACTGCCAGAGCACGCGCCACGGG GTGAATGTGGGTGGTTGCGTGTCGCTGGAGCTGGAGTGTGCGGGGGAGACGGGGGCGGCGGACAGCGGTCGCGGCTCGTGGCGCTCCGCTAGCGGCTCGCAGGATGCGGAAACGGGTCACAGTGAGCCGCAGTATAAGATCGTCATGACCGGCGACACGTGGAAG GTGCTGCGGACGCACCACACGTCGCTGGTGGGTCGCGTGATCGCCCGCGGGGCCGTGTTCGCGCGCATGTCGCCCGACCAGAAGCAGCAGCTCGTGCTCGACTACCAGGCGCTCGGCTACTACGTCG GCATGTGCGGCGACGGCGCCAACGACTGCGGCGCGCTGCGGGCGGCGCACGCGGGCATCTCGCTGTCGGAGCTGGAGAGCTCGGTGGCGGCGCCCTTCACGGCGGCGCAGGCGGACGTGGCGTGCGTGACGCGCGTGCTGCGCGAGGGCCGCGCCGCGCTCGCCACCAGCTTCGGCGTCTTCAAGTTCATGATCGCCTACTCGCTCACGGAGTTCCTCTCGGTCGCCTTCCTCTACTACTTCGACTCGAATCTCACCGACTTCCAGTTCCTGTTCGTGGACGTGGCGCTCATCGTGAACTTCGCCTTCTTCTTCGGCATGACGGAGGCGCACTCGGGCAGGCTGTGCAAGGTGCCGCCGCTGACGTCGCTGCTGGGTCTCGTGCCGATAGCGTCGCTGGTGGGCCAGATGCTGTTGATAGTCGTCGCTCAGTACCTGAGCTACCTGGCTCTGACCACCTTCCCTTGGTACGTGCGACACACGTACGAGGGCGACGAGGCCAACGAGTGCTGGGAGAACTACGCCATCTTCACGATTTCCATGTTCCAGTATGTGACCATGGCTATAGTCTTCAGCCATGGGTCCCCCTATAGGCGCTCTGTGGTCACGAACAAGCGGCTGATGGTGAGCGTATTACTGATGACCGCTATTTGCGTCTACGTAACGGTGTCGCCGGCGCAGTGGTTATCAAAGTTCCTCGAACTCAGGATGCCGAAAGATTCTCTCCTATCCTATATAGTAATAGCTTTGGCGTCTTTTAATTTCGTCCTGGCTCTATTCTTCGAAAGAGTCGTAATCGAATATATGATGGAACGAAAGCAAATGATACCGAACTTCCTGAAGGAGAGACACGTGAGGAAGACTCCGCATCTGATGATCAAGCGACAGTTGACGGATATGGATTATTTGAGCTGTGATAGTGTTATTAAATACGATAAGGAAACGAACGGTTCGGTGTTTGATTCTGTTtcggaataa
- the LOC125073820 gene encoding polyamine-transporting ATPase 13A3-like isoform X1 has product MSYEEEIQPLIVYSSLQSRESLDNFTFQNINTDPEFDQVVHGYRKCRWRTILMHILSTLTCGIPYLFFHWCPTWLLYVTSVRCCFQNADKVLVIETFQKKCKSYFIHKIIDKNISDASGLLNEGFEDEFGGEKGPLDSADDLYTPLHLDDGTKLNVQQYRYFRHKKQYLIWDACRAQWVRLAGVERGTTCAQLHAAAARPPCTERRLRILNIYGLNEIKVPVQSIMTLIILEVFNPFYVFQLFTIAVWLAEPYYYYCIAIVLMSTFGVATSVIQTKKNQESLRATVEAHDTVELWGGRRVASRALCPGDVLALPPHGATMLCDAALLTGAAVVNESMLTGESVPVTKTALQRIDKEFNLKEHNSSVLFCGTKVIQTRYYNNEPVKALVLRTGYNTSKGELVRSILYPVPADFKFDRDSYKFIIILACIALVGLGYTVALKTYRAMTVGDIIIKALDIITIVVPPALPAAMTVGRLYAVGRLKRARITCLNTRAVNVSGSLDCICFDKTGTLTEDGLDMWGVVTVSTASSPPLLGRPQRDPKQLNDLHELKIGMASCHSLTLLNGELAGDPLDLKMFESTSWLLEEPDVPEQANYDMLTPTVVKPRGAANINVDDLHVPLEVGIVQQYQFVSQLQRASVAVRLLGEDVLRVYCKGAPETLRTLCKPHTVPANLDEVLNSYAEKGYRVIAMSTRILEATFKQLQKMKREEVELDLEFLGLIILENRLKPATTSIIRELKEANIHVVMITGDNLHTALSVARECGVLRAAERVVLLSARGARLYCQSTRHGVNVGGCVSLELECAGETGAADSGRGSWRSASGSQDAETGHSEPQYKIVMTGDTWKVLRTHHTSLVGRVIARGAVFARMSPDQKQQLVLDYQALGYYVGMCGDGANDCGALRAAHAGISLSELESSVAAPFTAAQADVACVTRVLREGRAALATSFGVFKFMIAYSLTEFLSVAFLYYFDSNLTDFQFLFVDVALIVNFAFFFGMTEAHSGRLCKVPPLTSLLGLVPIASLVGQMLLIVVAQYLSYLALTTFPWYVRHTYEGDEANECWENYAIFTISMFQYVTMAIVFSHGSPYRRSVVTNKRLMVSVLLMTAICVYVTVSPAQWLSKFLELRMPKDSLLSYIVIALASFNFVLALFFERVVIEYMMERKQMIPNFLKERHVRKTPHLMIKRQLTDMDYLSCDSVIKYDKETNGSVFDSVSE; this is encoded by the exons atgagTTACGAGGAAGAAATTCAGCCATTAATTGTATACAGCTCCTTACAAAGTAGGGAATCATTAGATAACTTCACTTTTCAAAACATAAACACAGATCCAGAATTCGACCAG GTCGTACATGGTTACCGTAAATGTAGATGGCGGACGATTTTAATGCACATTCTATCGACACTAACTTGTGGTATTCCTTATCTATTTTTCCACTGGTGTCCCACATGGCTGCTGTATGTAACCTCCGTCAGATGTTGTTTTCAAAATGCTGATAAAGTTTTAGTTATT GAAACATTTCAGAAGAAGTGCAAAAGTTATTTCATTCATaagataattgataaaaatatttccgaCGCAAG TGGATTACTAAATGAAGGATTTGAAGACGAATTCGGCGGTGAGAAAGGTCCATTAGATAGCGCAGATGATCTATACACTCCGTTACATTTGGACGACGGAACTAAATTAA ATGTCCAGCAGTATCGATACTTCCGTCACAAAAAACAGTACCTGATATGGGACGCGTGTCGTGCGCAGTGGGTGCGACTCGCGGGAGTGGAGCGCGGAACCACGTGCGCACAGCTACACGCAGCCGCCGCCAGGCCGCCCTGCACCGAGCGGCGATTGCGAAT attaaacATTTATGGTCTCAACGAAATCAAAGTGCCAGTCCAATCGATAATGACGCTAATTATATTGGAAGTTTTCAACCCGTTCTACGTGTTTCAATTATTTACGATAGCCGTCTGGCTCGCCGAGCCATACTACTACTACTGTATTGCCATCGTGCTCATGTCCACGTTCGGTGTTGCCACATCGGTTATACAGACAAAAAAG AACCAGGAGAGCCTGCGCGCGACGGTGGAGGCGCACGACACGGTGGAGCTGTGGGGGGGGCGGCGCGTGGCCAGCCGCGCGCTGTGCCCGGGCGACGTGCTGGCGCTGCCGCCGCACGGCGCCACCATGCTGTGCGACGCCGCGCTGCTCACCGGCGCCGCCGTCGTCAACGAGAGCATGCTCACCG GTGAATCAGTGCCAGTAACAAAAACGGCTTTACAAAGAATCGACAAAGAGTTCAATTTGAAGGAACACAACTCTAGCGTACTGTTCTGCGGCACGAAAGTTATCCAGACTCGGTATTACAATAACGAACCCGTtaa AGCACTGGTCCTGCGCACAGGATACAACACGAGCAAGGGTGAACTGGTTCGAAGCATCCTTTATCCCGTGCCCGCTGATTTCAAGTTTGACAGAGACtcatataaattcataataattctaGCCTGCATTGCTCTTGTAGGGTTGGGGTATACTGTTGCTCTAAAG ACATACAGAGCTATGACAGTGGGAGACATAATTATAAAGGCACTagatataataacaatagtGGTACCACCCGCGCTACCTGCCGCAATGACGGTAGGTCGTCTGTACGCAGTGGGAAGACTCAAGCGTGCCAGGATTACTTGTCTCAACACCAGGGCCGTTAATGTTAGCGGATCGTTGGACTGCATTTGTTTTGATAAG ACTGGAACGTTAACAGAAGATGGCCTCGACATGTGGGGTGTAGTAACTGTCAGTACGGCATCCTCCCCTCCACTTTTAGGAAGACCTCAAAGAGACCCGAAACAGTTAAACGACCTCCACGAATTAAAGATAGGAATGGCTTCCTGTCACAGTTTGACTTTGTTAAACGGGGAATTGGCTGGCGATCCACTGGATTTAAAG ATGTTCGAGTCGACGAGCTGGCTCCTCGAAGAGCCCGATGTGCCCGAGCAGGCCAACTATGACATGCTCACACCGACCGTTGTGAAGCCCCGGGGCGCTGCTAACATCAACGTTGACGACTTACAT gTCCCCTTGGAGGTAGGCATCGTCCAGCAATACCAGTTCGTATCTCAGCTGCAGCGCGCCTCAGTGGCGGTCCGGTTACTGGGGGAGGACGTGCTGCGAGTGTACTGCAAGGGAGCCCCGGAGACTCTGCGCACTCTGTGCAAACCGCACACCG TGCCTGCAAATTTGGACGAAGTGTTAAACTCGTACGCGGAGAAGGGCTACAGGGTTATCGCAATGTCGACGCGGATTTTGGAAGCCACGTTCAAACAATTGCAGAAGATGAAAAGAGAGGAA GTGGAATTAGATTTAGAATTTCTCGGTCTCATAATATTGGAGAATCGTCTGAAGCCCGCCACTACGAGCATCATAAGAGAGTTGAAGGAGGCCAACATACACGTCGTTATGATAACTG GCGACAACCTGCACACGGCGCTGAGCGTGGCGCGCGAGTGCGGCGTGCTGCGCGCCGCCGAGCGCGTCGTGCTGCTGTCGGCGCGCGGCGCCCGCCTCTACTGCCAGAGCACGCGCCACGGG GTGAATGTGGGTGGTTGCGTGTCGCTGGAGCTGGAGTGTGCGGGGGAGACGGGGGCGGCGGACAGCGGTCGCGGCTCGTGGCGCTCCGCTAGCGGCTCGCAGGATGCGGAAACGGGTCACAGTGAGCCGCAGTATAAGATCGTCATGACCGGCGACACGTGGAAG GTGCTGCGGACGCACCACACGTCGCTGGTGGGTCGCGTGATCGCCCGCGGGGCCGTGTTCGCGCGCATGTCGCCCGACCAGAAGCAGCAGCTCGTGCTCGACTACCAGGCGCTCGGCTACTACGTCG GCATGTGCGGCGACGGCGCCAACGACTGCGGCGCGCTGCGGGCGGCGCACGCGGGCATCTCGCTGTCGGAGCTGGAGAGCTCGGTGGCGGCGCCCTTCACGGCGGCGCAGGCGGACGTGGCGTGCGTGACGCGCGTGCTGCGCGAGGGCCGCGCCGCGCTCGCCACCAGCTTCGGCGTCTTCAAGTTCATGATCGCCTACTCGCTCACGGAGTTCCTCTCGGTCGCCTTCCTCTACTACTTCGACTCGAATCTCACCGACTTCCAGTTCCTGTTCGTGGACGTGGCGCTCATCGTGAACTTCGCCTTCTTCTTCGGCATGACGGAGGCGCACTCGGGCAGGCTGTGCAAGGTGCCGCCGCTGACGTCGCTGCTGGGTCTCGTGCCGATAGCGTCGCTGGTGGGCCAGATGCTGTTGATAGTCGTCGCTCAGTACCTGAGCTACCTGGCTCTGACCACCTTCCCTTGGTACGTGCGACACACGTACGAGGGCGACGAGGCCAACGAGTGCTGGGAGAACTACGCCATCTTCACGATTTCCATGTTCCAGTATGTGACCATGGCTATAGTCTTCAGCCATGGGTCCCCCTATAGGCGCTCTGTGGTCACGAACAAGCGGCTGATGGTGAGCGTATTACTGATGACCGCTATTTGCGTCTACGTAACGGTGTCGCCGGCGCAGTGGTTATCAAAGTTCCTCGAACTCAGGATGCCGAAAGATTCTCTCCTATCCTATATAGTAATAGCTTTGGCGTCTTTTAATTTCGTCCTGGCTCTATTCTTCGAAAGAGTCGTAATCGAATATATGATGGAACGAAAGCAAATGATACCGAACTTCCTGAAGGAGAGACACGTGAGGAAGACTCCGCATCTGATGATCAAGCGACAGTTGACGGATATGGATTATTTGAGCTGTGATAGTGTTATTAAATACGATAAGGAAACGAACGGTTCGGTGTTTGATTCTGTTtcggaataa
- the LOC125073821 gene encoding DNA-directed RNA polymerases I, II, and III subunit RPABC5, with the protein MIIPVRCFTCGKVIGNKWEAYLGLLQAEYTEGDALDALGLKRYCCRRMLLGHVDLIEKLLNYAPLEK; encoded by the exons ATGATAATACCGGTGCGCTGTTTTACCTGCGGAAAAGTTATAGGCAACAAATGGGAGGCGTACCTTGGTCTCTTGCAAGCTGAATATACAGAGGG tgaTGCGCTTGATGCTCTCGGTTTAAAGAGATACTGCTGCCGTCGCATGCTACTCGGTCACGtagatttaattgaaaaactaCTCAATTATGCGCCAttggaaaaataa